Genomic window (Pieris rapae chromosome 12, ilPieRapa1.1, whole genome shotgun sequence):
ACAATGGGTGGGGCTTGGTCACCGGTGGGACGGCCTTCAGGTCCAGGTTGTGAAGTTACCGGCTGCACTCCATCTGAGTCGTCTCTTTCCAGCGTGTGGTAGTCTCCAGACTCTTCTGCTGGACGAGGTTTGCACTTGCCACAGCAGCAGTTACAGCAGCAACACAAGCAGCAGCAAAAGTAACAACCAGTCAATATACCACACACCACACATAATGCTTTGCACCATGTACTTGTGACGACAAAATAGGCGTTGACATTTTCTTCCCCAAATTGCTCGGCAATGTAGAGACCGAGAGAGCCATAGTtgtcatatatatttcttttcgtGGCGTCACTTAGGATTGTATTGGCTCTGTTTACTTCTTTAAACTTTTCAGATGCTTCAGGGTTGTTGGGATTTTTGTCTGGGTGATATTTAAGTGCTAATTTCCGATAGCTTTTCTTGACATCATCTGCCGTTGCGGTTTTAGGGACTTGTAATATTAGATAGAGACTATCGCCCGCAGTGGATAGTTTTCTTTTATCCATTATTAGGTCTGATAGAGTATCAATAAACgtgaattaaatgaattattaacaCACAATAGCTACAATCATTAGACGATTCACTTTTCTCCGTTTTCACATCCACCGTTTCAATTCACAATTTCTTAATCCTTAGATTTTGTCATATTCTAGGATCTTTCAAATCAAATCCACTTCCCGTAACTACTTGGCGGCTGACATTTGACAGTATTTGGCAAATGCAGCCAGTgtcactgattttttaaaatgttcctTTGTGGTTCTCCCAGCTCCGTTCAAAATTTCCAGGGGTTTCCAGCCAAGATGCCATAAcagtagaaagtcgaaaactaaatttgaatgaaaatgacagtGGGTTTATTCAAGATTCATTGATAGAATGACATGgttctgtataaaaatttttGGTCACgagctgtcattttcatacaaattaagtTTTCGTCTTCCTTCCTATAATTATACCCTAGTTTTAAGACATCTTGGCAAATACCCGAGAAgtaattgataatattaatcctaacgttttattattatctgtagTAGCTAATGTTGTTTTTCACgttatttcaaaatggatCGTAGAATACATAATTTCATGGAATGTTTAGCCATTTGATAAAAGAAATGgttctatttaattaagtgGCGCCACAAACTAAACTCATCTTTAACGTCAAAAAACGGTATGCTTTTAAACTGGctgttaacaaaataaaggGGTTATGAATTTCccatgtaatttaaaaaacaatctaGTTCGTAATCGGCATCTGACAGATTATTAACGATAGTCTCACTCATATTGTCAACTGAATATAATTCTATTTCGGTGTTCCTGtggtgaataaaaataactaattacaGATTTCACAAatgagtttaaaatatattgttggtgcaagtaatgaaaaaaaatgtaaacattttacGAAGATATACTTTTGCATTTGAGTCATAAGATTTTTTAGAAGGACAGTAAAcaacaacataaaataaacacaattatgCCCGTTACCATCATGAAAGTACgtgaaatatttcaaatatatcaaaggCTTTTGAACAGAAGACCTTATTTAGTACAAGCTATTCAAACAGGAACATTAATGGGAGCTGGAGATCTTATATCACAGACTTTAATTGAAAAGAAATCATTCAAAGATGCTGATTATGCTAGaactataaaattttcttcCATAGGCTTTTTTTTTGGAGTAAGTtagatatgtatgtaatattatccattaataaattgttcctTAAATCATAAACCTCTCACATTTTTATGGTATTCTTACAGGGTCCTGCACTAAGGGTATGGTATGGATTGTTAAATAGACATGTTGGATCAAGTGGTAAAACTGTTGCActcaaaaaggtttttatagaCCAAGCAGTATTTGCTCCAACTTTCCTTTTCTTCCTTTTAGTTGGATTAGGTGCATTACAAGGAAAGTCATGGGATTTAATAAAGGATGATATTAACACCAATTATGTTGATATCCTTAAgactaattattatgtttggcCTTGGGTTCagatagttaatttttattatgtaccaCTACAGTATCAAGTGCTACTTGTACAAAGTATTGCTTTATTCTGGAATACATATTTGTCTTATAAGACAAACCGAACAAAACTATCACAATAAACATTATCTTGATATCTTAATTATATAGATTCTTAGACATCTGTATTATGGAGAAGAATGACGATGACAATAGCGATGATATTTCTCAATCTCAAACAGTATTTTATGATATACCTGTTGCTGCATGCCATTATatgaaatagtattattttatataatattaagaaatagcatagtaataatttacaaatattgaaatgcaataaattcaccttaaaatttattttttaatttacaaaaaatcatcATCTAATGTTAATAAGTGATCCTGAAACAACAAGAATGCATATCTTATTGAATGTGCATTAAAAAACAAGCTAAAGATTGTTTaccaaatgaaaaaataattattttaggctCTAACAAATGGTAGAATATCTGTCGGATTACTCAAAGGACAATAAAAATGGAACTAACTGTTAACTGAGGTAATATATCCCCTTTTTAGAAGGTTGGGCTTTAGGTAGTAACTGTGGGCATATGTAGCAAATTTTAGTTtctcttatatattttgtttgctttTGGCCAAAGCTAAACGACGCTTTCATACTAAGAACAattgaaaaacattaaaaataagaatggaCAATTGCTTAgctataaacattattatacaaCTTTGCAATGAGACACCAATTAACACTTAGGTGCTTTTTGCTTGGTGATTGCAATCTATTGCATACATTTTCAAGTCTTGTTGGTTTTCAGcctttttaattcttaagaaCTAAAACTAATAGATCAGGGTAgaagcttttaaaaaaataatagtagaatGAAACCTAAGaggcttattacactatgcgatattcagactgacttagtaagactgtcttaaaatctaattagcaagctcgctattacactagactgaataccgcatgctaactcatttttactcatttgcaaagcgtacgtagtcggtgacggatgtcgccatgtgacttaagaaactaccttagagtaggagctgccgagtttgaatgactattaaa
Coding sequences:
- the LOC111001506 gene encoding dnaJ homolog subfamily C member 5, which encodes MDKRKLSTAGDSLYLILQVPKTATADDVKKSYRKLALKYHPDKNPNNPEASEKFKEVNRANTILSDATKRNIYDNYGSLGLYIAEQFGEENVNAYFVVTSTWCKALCVVCGILTGCYFCCCLCCCCNCCCGKCKPRPAEESGDYHTLERDDSDGVQPVTSQPGPEGRPTGDQAPPIVLPAPSAPGVSENTGLNTGSSIPKYT